In Gadus chalcogrammus isolate NIFS_2021 chromosome 13, NIFS_Gcha_1.0, whole genome shotgun sequence, a single genomic region encodes these proteins:
- the si:dkey-183j2.10 gene encoding probable glutamate receptor has translation MQTVSIRPLLGCLVCVAVLLLDLGTCTAAQPELRITTIKQDPYTMSKGSQLEGYCMDLLSELAKKMGFRFKVHLVKDASYGRQDESGNWNGMIGEVVRGEADLAVAPLTLTATREKAVAMTKPYMQTGISILLRKDVSESVSFFDFLSPFSAQTWIGILLAYLGTAFCIFLSARLSPCEWRSGEENNFSLLNSLWFAAGALTLQGAGPHPKALSVRIVCCSWWLFAVVLLACYFANLSSSKASESSQVTVKGFEDLANQDGMEYGCLAGSSTLAFFKNSNNPAYRRIFEHMERANSFVASMDEGVRRVREGNFAFIGESVSLDLAVARHCNLVRAHEVIGMRGYSIVAPIGSPMIKNLSVAILQLSEAGELSYLRSKWWASSCLADSARSAALQPHSLKGMFLVLALGLLLGIVLAVFELTSRSRSTAGDQRKSCCTVLAEELSQRLKTPNTNTSQEPSDKESA, from the exons ATGCAGACTGTTTCCATTCGCCCGCTGCTGGGAtgccttgtgtgtgttgctgtgctcCTCTTGGACTTAGGAACGTGTACTGCAG CACAACCAGAGCTGAGGATAACAACAATAAAG CAAGATCCCTACACGATGTCCAAGGGCTCTCAGCTGGAAGGCTACTGCATGGACCTGCTCTCTGAGCTGGCCAAAAAGATGGGCTTCAGGTTCAAAGTGCACCTGGTGAAGGACGCATCTTATGGTCGACAGGACGAGAGTGGGAACTGGAACGGGATGATCGGAGAGGTGGTTAGAGGC GAGGCAGATCTGGCGGTGGCCCCTCTGACTCTGACAGCTACTCGGGAGAAGGCGGTCGCCATGACCAAACCCTACATGCAGACGGGCATCAGCATCCTGCTGCGGAAAGACGTCTCagagtctgtctctttcttcgaTTTCCTCAGCCCTTTCTCAGCCCAGACCTGGATCGGCATCCTCCTGGCCTACCTAGGAACGGCCTTCTGCATCTTCTTGTCCGCCAG ACTCAGCCCTTGCGAGTGGAGGTCAGGGGAGGAGAACAACTTCAGCCTGCTCAACAGCTTGTGGTTCGCAGCTGGAGCTCTCACCCTGCAAG GCGCGGGCCCTCACCCCAAGGCTCTCTCTGTGAGGATTGTCTGCTGCAGCTGGTGGCTGTTTGCTGTGGTGCTGCTGGCCTGCTATTTCGCCAACCTGAGCTCCTCCAAGGCCTCAGAGTCCTCCCAGGTGACGGTGAAAGGATTCGAAGACCTGGCCAATCAGGACGGGATGGAGTACGGCTGCCTGGCCGGCTCCTCCACCCTTGCCTTCTTCAAA AATTCCAACAACCCAGCCTACCGCAGAATCTTCGAGCACATGGAGAGGGCCAATAGTTTTGTGGCGTCTATGGACGAGGGCGTCCGTCGGGTTAGGGAGGGGAACTTTGCGTTCATTGGAGAGTCTGTGTCGCTGGACCTGGCGGTGGCTCGCCACTGTAACTTGGTCAGAGCGCATGAGGTCATCGGAATGAGAGGGTACAGCATCGTAGCCCCAATAG GCTCGCCTATGATAAAGAACCTCAGCGTAGCCATCCTGCAGCTGAGTGAGGCTGGGGAGCTGTCCTACCTGCGCAGCAAGTGGTGGGCCAGCAGCTGCCTGGCGGACTCAGCCAGGTCCGCCGCCCTCCAGCCCCACAGCCTGAAGGGCATGTTCCTGGTGCTGGccctggggctgctgctgggcaTAGTGCTGGCTGTCTTTGAGCTCACCTCCAGGAGCCGCAGCACCGCCGGCGATCAGAGG AAATCGTGCTGTACTGTTCTGGCTGAAGAACTGAGTCAACGCTTGAAGAcccctaacacaaacacatctcagGAGCCCTCGGACAAAGAGAGCGCATAA
- the plch2b gene encoding 1-phosphatidylinositol 4,5-bisphosphate phosphodiesterase eta-2, translating into MAPANMVPPSPGLNRTPLSPCLSPVRTTFQALSPSSLSPSLSKRSSPQGKQAPTGSPLSHPTGSIMTSPKLWQKHSISRLAEEFFWIGGSVVAQPKWRLGQMVERCMCTMQSGSQMIKLKGKKKGLNRFFYLDEHRSCIRWRPSRKHDKAKITIDSIHEVCEGKKSEIFQRYADNRFDPNCCFSIYYGERVKSLDLVSTNGEDARTWITGLKYLMAGISDEDCLARRQRTRDQWLQQTFSEADKNGDGTLSIGEVHQLLHKLNVNLPRQKVREMFKMADTDENQGSLGFEEFCSFYKMISTRRDLYLIMISYSNHKEVLDLNDLARFLEIEQKMVGLPREHLQEIVAHFEPCPENLQHMVLGIDGFTNYMRSPAGDVFNPEHHTVNQDMTQPLCNYYISTSHNTYLTGDQLLSQSRVDMYAYVLQAGCRCVEVDCWDGPDGEPIIHHGYTLTSKILFKDVIETINKYAFIKSQYPVILSIENHCTVPQQKKMAQYLMEVLQDKVDLSHINMNECRKLPSPEILKGKVLVKGKKLPANLDPEVEEGDVSDEDTGDDEEEDDEDDDTQKNPNENGPAAGIQPKRKKQFCRSILRSFKRKRKKSMKGKRRTSSVGETHPGIHSQNEDTRIVYHPKKRKTMRLSRALSDLVKYTKSVRVHDIETQAYLTSWQVSSLNETVMNQILQLMPGQLVRFNQRQLLRVYPSNYRVDSSNFNPQPFWNAGCHMVAMNYQTEGRMLELNQAKFSINGNCGYILKPKCMCKGAFNPVLEDPLPGQRKAQLVVKIISGQQLPKPKDSVFGDRGEIIDPFVEVEIVGLPVDCSKEQTRVVDDNGFNPMWEETVVFNIQMPHIALVRFQVWDHDPIGRNFIGQRTIAFTSMMPGYRHVYLEGVKEASIFVHVAINDITGKVKSNAVKAAKKHLQKAAKKHIKGHQKQQSVDVPVMWSDDVHPHHFRKDVDSLSQDSRQADMFPGWLGPAAKAAIHKGAVSEPVKRAHRAQIQEPPEASRGIFSRTSSTVSSSGSTVVELRRDDSDHKILPQRVLPDHPDLVTQGPLQAAEDPLDPSNEIWVPLERPPVEPPALKGFGEGLEPGSNIALEPQLAAETQSAGGFPQRGEHPLPLNPFVALASPLPPPVPPPSPARERRTLERPPKQRPPSPIQTKGRSQSCPRRRINVPQTSAVNRKPAVHWQKPPEGERGSHSDQVKPVQNGLCLSGSASSSDASIDSLELMPSCVPAGRDQRGGTLQREMNALFDQKIREIRCKSPIFFNDEL; encoded by the exons ATGGCACCGGCCAACATGGTGCCTCCCTCTCCGGGGCTGAACCGCACCCCGCTGTCGCCCTGCCTGTCCCCCGTCAGGACCACCTTCCAggccctgtctccctccagctTGTCCCCCTCCCTGAGCAAGAGGTCGTCTCCCCAGGGGAAGCAGGCCCCCACCGGCAGCCCCCTGAGCCACCCCACAGGGTCCATCATGACCTCCCCAAAGCTGTGGCAGAAACACTCCATCTCCAGGCTGGCCGAGGAATTCTTCTGGATAGGGGGTAGCGTGGTGGCACAGCCCAAATGGAGACTAGGACAGATGG TTGAGAGGTGCATGTGCACCATGCAGAGCGGCAGTCAGATGATCAAACTGAAGGGCAAGAAGAAAGGCCTGAACCGCTTCTTCTATCTGGACGAGCACAGGTCCTGCATACGCTGGCGTCCGTCACGCAAGCACGACAAGGCCAAGA TAACTATTGACTCTATCCATGAAGTGTGTGAGGGCAAGAAGTCTGAGATCTTCCAGCGCTACGCAGACAACCGCTTCGACCCAAACTGCTGCTTCAGTATTTACTACGGCGAACGAGTCAAGTCCCTCGACCTTGTCTCGACCAATGGGGAGGATGCTCGCACCTGGATAACCGGCCTCAAGTACCTCATGGCTGGCATCAGCGATGAAGACTGCCTGGCCAGAAGGCAGCGCACCCGCGATCA GTGGCTCCAGCAGACCTTTTCAGAGGCAGACAAGAATGGGGACGGCACTCTGAGCATCGGAGAGgttcaccagctcctccacaaaCTCAACGTCAACCTGCCCAGGCAGAAGGTCCGAGAGATGTTTAAG ATGGCAGACACTGATGAGAACCAGGGCTCGCTCGGCTTCGAGGAGTTCTGCTCCTTCTACAAGATGATATCAACACGCCGGGACCTCTACCTCATCATGATCTCCTACAGCAACCACAAAGAAGTCCTGGACCTCAACGACCTGGCCCGCTTCCTGGAGATCGAACAGAAG ATGGTGGGGCTCCCCAGAGAGCATCTGCAGGAGATCGTGGCCCATTTTGAACCTTGTCCTGAGAACCTGCAGCACATGGTACTGGGTATAGATG GATTCACCAATTACATGAGGAGTCCAGCAGGAGACGTCTTCAACCCAGAGCACCACACGGTGAACCAGGACATGACCCAGCCCCTGTGCAACTACTACATCTCCACGTCCCACAACACCTACCTGACAGGAGACCAGCTTCTGTCCCAGTCCAGGGTGGACATGTACGCCTACGTCCTCCAGGCTGGCTGTCGCTGTGTGGAGG TGGACTGCTGGGACGGCCCGGACGGGGAACCCATCATACACCACGGGTACACCTTAACATCCAAGATCCTCTTCAAAGATGTCATCGAAACGATCAACAAATACGCTTTCATCAAGTCACA GTACCCAGTGATCCTGTCCATAGAGAATCATTGCACCGTGCCACAGCAGAAAAAGATGGCTCAGTATCTGATGGAGGTGCTGCAGGACAAGGTGGATCTGTCCCACATCaacatgaatgaatgcaggAAGCTGCCCTCCCCTGAGATCCTAAAGGGGAAGGTTTTAGTCAAG GGAAAGAAGCTGCCGGCAAACCTCGACCCTGAGGTGGAGGAAGGAGACGTTTCAGATGAAGACACTGgggacgacgaggaagaggatgatgaggatgatgacacacagaaaaaccca AATGAAAATGGCCCAGCCGCTGGAATTCAACCAAAGAGGAAGAAACAATTTTGCAGATCCATCTTGAGGAGCTTCAAACGTAAG AGGAAAAAGTCCATGAAAGGGAAAAGGCGAACGTCATCCGTTGGAGAAACCCACCCTGGAATCCACAGCCAAAACGAAGACACTCGAATTGTTTACCACCCAAA GAAAAGGAAAACCATGAGATTGTCGCGAGCTCTGTCTGACCTGGTCAAGTACACCAAGTCTGTGCGTGTTCATGATATCGAGACACAAG CCTACCTGACCAGTTGGCAGGTATCGTCCCTCAACGAGACCGTTATGAACCAGATCTTACAGCTGATGCCGGGACAGTTGGTGCGTTTTAACCAGCGTCAACTGTTGCGAGTCTACCCGTCCAACTACAGAGTGGACTCTAGCAACTTCAACCCACAGCCCTTCTGGAACGCTGGATGCCACATGG ttGCAATGAATTACCAAACAGAGGGCCGTATGCTTGAATTGAATCAAGCCAAGTTCTCAATTAATGGCAACTGTGGATATATTCTGAAGCCTAAATGCATGTGTAAAG GTGCCTTTAATCCCGTTTTGGAAGACCCCCTACCCGGACAGAGAAAGGCTCAGTTAGTTGTGAAGATTATCAGCGGCCAGCAGCTTCCCAAACCCAAAGACTCTGTGTTTGGAGACAGAGGAGAA ATCATCGATCCATTTGTGGAAGTTGAAATTGTCGGCCTACCTGTTGACTGTTCCAAAGAGCAGACCAGAGTGGTGGACGATAACG GATTCAACCCCATGTGGGAGGAAACTGTTGTCTTCAATATTCAGATGCCGCACATTGCCCTGGTGCGTTTCCAGGTGTGGGATCATGATCCAATTGGTAGAAATTTCATTGGACAGAGGACAATAGCTTTCACTAGCATGATGCCAG GTTATCGGCATGTGTATCTGGAGGGTGTGAAGGAGGCCTCCATTTTTGTTCATGTTGCTATTAATGATATAACAGGAAAG GTCAAGTCCAATGCAGTAAAGGCAGCCAAGAAACATTTGCAAAAAGCAGCCAAGAAACACATCAAGGGCCATCAAAAGCAGCAGTCTGTGGACGTCCCGGTGATGTGGTCCGACGACGTACATCCACACCACTTCCGCAAGGACGTGGACTCCCTTTCCCAGGACAGCCGGCAGGCGGACATGTTTCCTGGTTGGTTGGGGCCGGCAGCCAAAGCCGCCATTCACAAGGGGGCCGTGAGCGAGCCTGTGAAGCGTGCTCACAGAGCTCAGATCCAGGAGCCCCCGGAGGCCAGCAGAGGGATCTTCAGTCGGACATCCTCCACCGTCTCCAGCTCGGGGTCGACCGTGGTGGAATTGAGACGGGACGACTCCGATCACAAAATCCTCCCGCAGAGAGTCCTTCCCGATCATCCTGACCTCGTTACCCAGGGTCCACTGCAAGCGGCAGAAGATCCGCTTGATCCATCGAATGAAATCTGGGTTCCACTCGAAAGACCACCGGTTGAGCCGCCTGCGCTAAAGGGGTTCGGTGAGGGACTGGAGCCAGGCAGCAACATCGCCCTTGAACCCCAGTTGGCTGCAGAGACCCAGTCGGCTGGGGGGTTCCCCCAGCGCGgagagcatcctctccccttAAACCCCTTTGTCGCCCTTGCTTCTCCACTACCCCCACCCGTCCCCCCACCGTCCCCTGCCAGGGAAAGACGGACCTTGGAGCGCCCTCCAAAGCAACGGCCGCCCTCGCCAATACAAACCAAGGGCCGCTCGCAGAGCTGCCCACGGAGGCGGATTAATGTTCCGCAGACATCGGCGGTAAACCGCAAACCTGCCGTCCACTGGCAGAAGCCTCCTGAGGGGGAGCGCGGCAGCCACAGTGACCAGGTGAAGCCTGTACAGAACGGACTCTGCCTGTCTGGCAGCGCATCCAGCAGTGATGCAAGCATAGACAGCCTGGAGCTCATGCCTTCCTGCGTGCCAGCTGGCAGAGACCAGCGTGGAGGCACCTtgcagagagagatgaatgCCCTCTTTGACCAGAAGATAAGAGAAATCCGCTGCAAATCTCCCATATTTTTCAATGATGAGTTGTGA